In the Campylobacter sp. RM6914 genome, one interval contains:
- a CDS encoding Rrf2 family transcriptional regulator, with protein MQIGQKFSIAIHILLSCEYFKDEKNTSEFLADTVGANPVIIRNIIALLKRSNLVITRAGVGGINLAKSPSEISLFDIFMAVNDGERDIFKIHKNSPPPCPLGGKIQSLLTPKFKSAQQAMFDSLASASLQKLLDELNFVE; from the coding sequence ATGCAAATAGGACAAAAATTTTCTATCGCTATTCACATCTTACTTAGCTGTGAGTATTTTAAAGATGAAAAAAATACAAGCGAGTTTTTGGCTGATACGGTGGGGGCAAATCCAGTCATCATAAGAAATATCATAGCGCTTTTAAAACGCTCAAATTTAGTCATAACCAGAGCCGGGGTAGGTGGCATAAACCTAGCAAAAAGCCCAAGTGAAATTTCACTGTTTGATATATTTATGGCGGTAAACGATGGCGAAAGGGATATATTTAAAATTCATAAAAACTCACCACCACCTTGTCCGCTTGGAGGTAAGATCCAAAGTCTTTTAACACCAAAATTTAAAAGTGCCCAGCAAGCTATGTTTGATAGTCTTGCTAGCGCGAGTTTACAAAAATTACTTGATGAGTTAAATTTTGTGGAGTAA
- a CDS encoding cupin domain-containing protein codes for MSNYKIVSTKNEPRVELKEALNLSGCELSINEFGANVSVPFVHSHKQNEEVYLVLEGGGVLFIDGEEVEVKKGDAIRIDPAGKRCFKTGSNGMKYICIQAKKDSLEQFTMSDGVINEDVKPSWL; via the coding sequence ATGTCAAACTACAAAATTGTATCAACCAAGAATGAGCCAAGAGTTGAGCTAAAAGAGGCTCTAAATTTAAGCGGCTGTGAGCTATCTATAAATGAATTTGGCGCAAACGTGAGTGTGCCATTTGTTCACTCGCATAAGCAAAATGAGGAGGTTTATCTAGTGCTTGAAGGTGGCGGAGTGCTGTTTATAGACGGCGAAGAGGTAGAGGTAAAAAAGGGCGATGCTATCCGTATCGACCCAGCTGGAAAAAGATGCTTTAAGACAGGAAGTAATGGTATGAAATATATCTGTATCCAAGCCAAAAAAGATAGCTTAGAGCAGTTTACTATGAGTGATGGCGTGATAAATGAGGACGTAAAGCCTAGTTGGTTGTAA
- a CDS encoding energy-coupling factor transporter transmembrane component T — MNSSIKIVSFSIFSIFVALSSTIYASFLLPLLLLFALNFSIIFAVIKRVVFLNLFIVFVALSVMLSQNYDLALLIFIRSNLILLFGGLLFYGANYYDIARGVSGLRLGGKVSYLVYFSIRFIEMLTSELSRIKMTLKARAFVRKTSLFTYETYANVVAMLFLKAFHSANMLEKAMITRGFECKFYELDGAKKIGFYDIILFASVLVAVIFRVGVLV, encoded by the coding sequence ATGAATTCATCTATAAAGATAGTATCTTTTAGTATATTTAGTATATTTGTCGCACTTTCAAGCACTATTTATGCAAGTTTTCTTTTGCCATTACTGCTTCTTTTTGCCCTAAATTTCAGCATCATTTTTGCCGTTATAAAGAGGGTTGTCTTTCTAAATTTATTTATCGTTTTTGTCGCACTTAGCGTCATGCTATCACAAAACTACGACTTAGCCCTACTTATCTTTATAAGGTCAAACCTCATCTTGCTTTTTGGCGGACTGCTCTTTTATGGCGCGAACTACTACGACATTGCAAGAGGCGTATCAGGGCTAAGACTTGGTGGAAAGGTAAGCTACTTGGTTTACTTTAGCATTAGATTTATCGAGATGCTAACGAGCGAGCTTTCAAGGATAAAAATGACGCTAAAAGCACGTGCCTTTGTGCGTAAAACCTCGCTTTTTACCTATGAAACATACGCGAACGTCGTTGCTATGCTATTTTTAAAGGCGTTTCACAGTGCAAATATGCTTGAAAAAGCGATGATAACGCGTGGCTTCGAGTGTAAATTTTATGAGCTTGACGGGGCAAAAAAGATAGGTTTTTATGATATTATACTGTTTGCTTCTGTTTTGGTGGCAGTGATTTTTAGAGTTGGAGTTTTGGTTTGA
- a CDS encoding CinA family protein, translating into MKDAILIIGDDLRINNEFLSYIFSSYEEHFGELVELNFSPKNNKELPFLIENLSKRYELLSIFGSDDSFATVAKILATLSEDTLELKDANTLVPKNVLNFKNNSFVINLNNAKINLIKANPTEKIGEFLLKNDRSFSYFNLFDIDAESAKILLEPLAKTYEIKINLTQSTQSMVLIRAEANKFGQLEGFMQGTRTLFSQKIIEERDPVKFIAQKLIKTGKKITFAESCTAGLTVARLAKFGGISAILDGSLVTYANEIKHSWLGVNNEILNTYGAVSEQCVRAMLSGALNSANSDFALAISGIAGPDGGSEQKPVGTVFVGAMSSDKNIVVERLLLNGNRSYIREQSALGAYACLLRLKPEIFFS; encoded by the coding sequence ATGAAGGATGCTATTTTAATAATTGGCGATGATTTACGCATAAACAACGAATTTTTAAGTTATATTTTTTCAAGCTATGAGGAGCACTTTGGCGAACTTGTCGAGCTAAATTTTAGCCCCAAAAACAATAAAGAATTACCGTTTTTAATAGAAAATTTATCAAAGCGATATGAGCTTTTAAGCATATTTGGCTCAGATGACTCATTTGCTACGGTTGCTAAAATTTTAGCTACTTTAAGCGAAGATACACTTGAACTAAAAGACGCCAATACCCTTGTTCCAAAAAATGTTTTAAATTTTAAGAACAATAGTTTTGTCATAAATTTAAACAACGCAAAAATCAACCTCATAAAAGCAAATCCAACTGAAAAAATAGGCGAATTTTTACTAAAAAATGATCGAAGTTTTAGCTACTTCAACCTCTTTGACATAGATGCCGAAAGTGCAAAAATTTTACTAGAGCCACTTGCTAAGACTTACGAGATCAAGATCAACCTCACACAAAGCACGCAAAGTATGGTTTTAATCAGAGCCGAGGCAAATAAATTCGGTCAATTAGAGGGCTTTATGCAAGGAACAAGAACTCTATTTTCACAAAAGATAATCGAAGAAAGAGATCCTGTTAAATTTATCGCACAAAAACTTATAAAAACAGGTAAAAAGATCACCTTTGCCGAGTCATGCACGGCAGGTTTAACCGTCGCTAGACTAGCAAAATTTGGGGGAATTTCAGCAATACTTGACGGCTCGTTAGTAACTTACGCAAACGAGATAAAACACAGCTGGCTTGGTGTAAATAACGAAATTTTAAATACCTACGGAGCCGTTAGCGAACAGTGTGTAAGAGCCATGTTAAGCGGTGCTTTAAATTCGGCAAATTCAGACTTTGCACTTGCTATAAGCGGTATCGCGGGACCTGATGGCGGAAGCGAGCAAAAGCCGGTTGGAACAGTCTTTGTAGGCGCAATGTCTAGCGATAAAAATATCGTCGTAGAAAGGCTACTTCTAAACGGAAATAGAAGCTACATAAGAGAGCAAAGCGCGCTTGGAGCGTATGCTTGCTTGCTAAGACTAAAGCCTGAAATTTTCTTTAGTTAA
- a CDS encoding ribose-phosphate pyrophosphokinase, translated as MRGYKIFSGTANPEFSKKIAQYLSLPLSEASIKRFSDGEISVQIGESVRGKDVFVVQPTCAPANINLMELLILTDALKRSSASSITAVIPYFGYARQDRKAAPRVPITAKLVANMMQAAGINRVVTMDLHAGQIQGFFDIPVDNLYGSIVFTDYVKSKNLPNPIVASPDVGGVARARALAKNLGLDMVIVDKRREKANESEVMNVIGDVNSKDVILVDDMIDTAGTIVKAAKVFKEKGATSVMAFCTHPVLSGAAYENLGKGYLDELVVTDTIPLKEELPCIKVLSVAPLFGETIRRIYHNESVNSLF; from the coding sequence ATGAGAGGTTATAAAATTTTTTCAGGAACGGCCAATCCTGAGTTTTCTAAAAAAATAGCGCAATATCTTTCCCTGCCACTTAGCGAAGCAAGCATTAAGCGTTTTAGCGATGGCGAAATAAGTGTGCAAATCGGCGAAAGCGTAAGAGGAAAAGATGTGTTTGTCGTCCAACCGACCTGCGCCCCTGCAAATATAAATTTAATGGAACTTTTAATATTAACAGACGCTTTAAAAAGAAGTTCTGCTAGCTCGATCACTGCAGTTATCCCATACTTTGGCTATGCTAGACAAGATAGAAAAGCAGCTCCAAGAGTGCCTATCACCGCAAAACTTGTTGCAAACATGATGCAAGCAGCAGGCATAAACCGAGTAGTTACCATGGACTTACACGCCGGTCAAATTCAAGGCTTTTTTGATATACCGGTAGATAACCTTTATGGAAGCATTGTGTTTACCGACTATGTAAAATCAAAAAATTTACCAAATCCAATCGTAGCAAGCCCTGACGTAGGCGGTGTTGCACGCGCAAGAGCGCTGGCAAAAAATTTAGGTCTTGACATGGTTATCGTAGACAAACGTCGCGAAAAAGCAAACGAAAGCGAAGTTATGAATGTTATCGGTGATGTAAACAGCAAAGACGTAATACTAGTAGATGACATGATAGATACAGCAGGAACGATCGTAAAAGCAGCAAAAGTTTTTAAAGAAAAAGGTGCAACTAGTGTTATGGCGTTTTGTACTCATCCGGTGCTAAGTGGTGCCGCATATGAAAACCTTGGCAAAGGCTATCTTGATGAGCTAGTGGTGACTGATACAATACCTCTTAAAGAGGAGCTTCCTTGTATAAAAGTGCTAAGCGTAGCACCACTTTTTGGTGAAACCATAAGAAGAATTTATCACAACGAGAGCGTAAACTCACTATTTTAA
- the sdhB gene encoding 8-methylmenaquinol:fumarate reductase iron-sulfur subunit: MKIIIERFDGKKKYESTYELRIDEVKGQTLLSLLQYIKRTQDITLNFTAACRMAICGACAVRVNGHSYLACDTKMEELLEEYENPESMRISPLNNFRVITDLVVDWEPSIENLRKVKPTITPKSEFSEKTGCVQTQADVDAIKKQWDCILCGCCASECNKLEADASDYMQPFVFTHAYRAADDSRSKDPMIHLKPAIANGLWNCVHCQECVDRCPKGISSFGDIESLRVMAMKKGLNEGMGPAHAEAFLLDMVEGDGRLNEIKLALRSEGVLANTTKLDIAYNLMKAGKMNPLHIFGGEKIEGHAELVKMVEAARKAEKEGTIK, from the coding sequence ATGAAAATAATCATCGAACGTTTTGACGGAAAGAAAAAATACGAATCAACTTATGAGCTTAGGATAGATGAAGTCAAAGGTCAAACTCTACTTAGCCTACTTCAATACATCAAACGCACACAAGATATCACTCTAAACTTCACTGCAGCTTGCCGTATGGCGATATGCGGTGCGTGTGCGGTGCGTGTAAACGGACACTCATACCTTGCCTGTGATACAAAGATGGAAGAGCTACTTGAAGAGTATGAAAACCCAGAAAGCATGAGAATTTCACCTCTAAATAACTTTAGAGTCATAACTGACCTAGTAGTTGACTGGGAGCCAAGTATCGAAAATTTACGTAAAGTAAAACCAACTATCACACCAAAATCAGAATTTAGTGAAAAAACAGGTTGTGTTCAGACGCAAGCAGACGTGGATGCTATCAAAAAGCAATGGGACTGCATCCTATGCGGATGTTGCGCATCTGAGTGTAACAAACTTGAAGCAGATGCGAGTGATTATATGCAGCCATTTGTATTTACACATGCTTATAGGGCTGCTGATGATTCAAGAAGTAAAGATCCTATGATACATCTAAAACCTGCTATAGCTAATGGACTATGGAACTGTGTTCACTGCCAAGAGTGTGTTGATAGATGTCCAAAAGGTATAAGCTCATTCGGAGATATAGAGTCACTTCGTGTTATGGCTATGAAAAAAGGACTAAATGAGGGAATGGGACCTGCTCACGCAGAGGCATTCTTACTTGATATGGTAGAGGGTGACGGTAGACTAAATGAGATCAAGCTAGCCCTTAGAAGTGAGGGAGTATTAGCAAATACTACTAAACTAGATATCGCTTATAACCTAATGAAAGCCGGCAAGATGAATCCTCTTCATATATTTGGCGGAGAGAAGATAGAAGGACACGCAGAGCTTGTTAAGATGGTAGAAGCAGCTAGAAAAGCAGAGAAAGAAGGAACTATAAAATGA
- a CDS encoding NAD(P)-dependent oxidoreductase yields the protein MKKVAVIGANGQAGARIVDEALRQGYAVTAVVRNKEYKNDKAGVIYKDIMSLEKADLAGFDAVITAFGTWSDETRHLHTDGLLHVADLLSGTDTRLLVVGGAGSLYVDDALSVRLIDTPEFPAEYKPTANAMAQGLDELRKRDDVKWTYLSPAAEFEVDMPRTGEYIVAGEKFTLNEKGESVISYADYAIAMVDEIKNEKFIQKRFSILGK from the coding sequence ATGAAAAAAGTAGCTGTTATAGGGGCAAATGGACAAGCGGGAGCTAGGATAGTAGATGAGGCGCTTCGCCAAGGATACGCAGTAACTGCAGTGGTGAGAAATAAAGAGTATAAAAACGACAAAGCAGGCGTGATATATAAGGATATAATGAGCCTTGAAAAGGCTGATTTAGCTGGATTTGACGCGGTGATAACTGCGTTTGGTACGTGGAGCGATGAGACTAGACACCTGCATACTGACGGTCTTTTGCACGTGGCTGACCTGCTAAGTGGTACTGATACACGCCTTTTGGTGGTTGGCGGTGCTGGTAGCTTGTATGTGGATGATGCTTTGAGTGTGAGACTTATCGATACGCCTGAGTTTCCAGCTGAGTATAAGCCAACGGCAAATGCGATGGCGCAGGGGCTTGACGAGCTTAGAAAGAGAGATGATGTAAAGTGGACTTATCTATCTCCAGCGGCTGAGTTTGAGGTGGATATGCCAAGAACTGGTGAGTATATCGTGGCTGGTGAGAAATTTACGCTAAATGAGAAGGGCGAGAGCGTGATAAGCTACGCTGACTACGCGATAGCGATGGTGGATGAGATAAAAAATGAAAAATTTATACAAAAGCGCTTTAGTATACTTGGGAAGTAA
- the cbiM gene encoding cobalt transporter CbiM, with the protein MHIGEGVLLPQIIIPANVVAGALSAYLVYKLEVKDIPKIACMSAIFFIASFIHVPLGPTSIHLILSGLVGAFLGMNAVLAVLIALFLQALFFGYGGISVLGVNLLVLALPAILGRYFLHLSFMKYQKFCWFLAGFVPILVSALTLSGVLVLNGKEFVAVAGLALASNFALMAIEGVISLFGIGFIYKVNKDLLR; encoded by the coding sequence ATGCACATAGGCGAAGGGGTACTACTGCCCCAGATCATCATACCTGCAAACGTCGTAGCGGGTGCGCTTAGCGCATACCTAGTCTACAAACTAGAGGTTAAAGATATACCTAAAATAGCCTGTATGAGCGCGATATTTTTTATCGCCTCATTTATCCACGTACCGCTTGGGCCAACCTCCATACACCTTATCTTAAGCGGCTTAGTCGGCGCATTTTTGGGCATGAACGCTGTTCTTGCAGTGCTTATCGCGCTATTTTTACAAGCTCTATTTTTTGGATATGGTGGCATAAGCGTACTTGGGGTAAACCTGCTGGTTCTCGCGCTTCCTGCGATTTTAGGTAGGTATTTTTTGCATCTTTCATTTATGAAGTATCAAAAATTTTGCTGGTTTTTGGCGGGATTTGTGCCTATACTCGTCTCAGCCCTCACGCTTAGCGGTGTTTTGGTGCTAAATGGCAAGGAATTTGTAGCCGTCGCAGGTCTAGCACTAGCTTCAAACTTTGCCCTCATGGCTATCGAGGGCGTGATAAGTCTCTTTGGCATCGGCTTTATATATAAGGTAAATAAGGATCTGCTTAGATGA
- a CDS encoding LysR family transcriptional regulator — protein sequence MNLRQMELVLKTAELKSFTKAANELKVPQPSLSQSILNLEKEIGMPLFNRTTNPVSLTHAGEIYCQKARLVFDILNDLNLELSEMGGAKSGKIRIGFSQNGYIMTPDVLPKFCKKFNKASIKILQVFSTLKIRKMLIDDEIDLGMLILPIDTEGLKYEIIKTQEMFLALPILHPLSQKHKGQKNPKISLKDVKDEKFILPKQNQRSRILFDEIFKRANIKPEILCETETFDIANSIVASGVGVCFTIPEFIKEDKKDKITLFDINEPSLNKTLILAYKEDKKPSNLMLEFIKMAQEC from the coding sequence ATGAATTTGAGGCAGATGGAATTGGTTTTAAAAACAGCAGAACTAAAAAGTTTCACAAAAGCGGCAAATGAACTAAAAGTGCCACAGCCCTCGCTCTCGCAAAGTATATTAAATTTAGAAAAAGAGATAGGAATGCCTCTTTTTAACCGCACGACTAACCCCGTCTCTTTAACTCACGCGGGAGAGATTTACTGTCAAAAGGCAAGACTTGTTTTTGATATTTTAAATGATTTAAATTTGGAATTATCAGAGATGGGTGGAGCTAAAAGCGGTAAAATTCGTATAGGATTTTCTCAAAACGGATATATTATGACGCCGGATGTTTTGCCTAAATTTTGTAAGAAATTTAATAAAGCTAGCATTAAAATTTTACAAGTTTTTTCGACTTTAAAAATTCGAAAAATGTTGATAGATGACGAGATAGACCTTGGTATGCTTATACTTCCTATCGATACAGAGGGGTTAAAATATGAGATTATCAAAACGCAAGAGATGTTTTTAGCTCTACCGATCCTACATCCGTTGTCTCAAAAACACAAAGGTCAAAAAAATCCAAAAATTTCATTAAAAGACGTTAAGGATGAGAAATTTATACTTCCTAAACAAAATCAACGAAGTAGAATTTTGTTTGATGAAATTTTTAAAAGAGCAAACATTAAGCCTGAAATTCTTTGTGAAACAGAAACATTTGACATAGCAAATTCTATCGTCGCTTCAGGTGTTGGAGTATGCTTTACGATACCTGAGTTTATCAAAGAAGATAAAAAAGACAAGATAACCTTGTTTGACATTAACGAGCCAAGTCTTAACAAGACCCTTATATTAGCCTATAAAGAGGATAAAAAGCCTTCAAATTTAATGCTTGAGTTTATCAAAATGGCACAAGAGTGCTAA
- a CDS encoding DUF4198 domain-containing protein — protein sequence MNKTLISAMLLCATSAFAHFGVALPSNSTIDDQSNATQKIVYKFNHPFENEMMDMQKPKVAGVFTAGKKQNFTNLVEKKEGELRYHEATYEIKEPGVYQFFVDPAPYFEPAEDTFIRHISKTVVNAYGFGEGWDEPIGLKAEIVPLTRPYGLYKGNIFTGVVMYKGEPAKGVIVEVEYYNDKGKVKAPGEDFITQEVKTNERGEFSFVMPLAGWWGFAALIEDDETIKKDGKEYPVEIGGVIWVETKEYK from the coding sequence ATGAATAAAACACTTATATCAGCGATGCTTCTTTGCGCTACTTCAGCGTTTGCACACTTTGGCGTGGCTTTACCATCAAATTCTACGATAGATGATCAGTCAAATGCGACTCAAAAGATAGTTTATAAATTTAACCATCCTTTTGAAAATGAGATGATGGATATGCAAAAGCCAAAGGTGGCTGGGGTATTTACCGCTGGTAAAAAGCAAAATTTTACAAATTTGGTAGAGAAAAAAGAGGGCGAGTTGAGGTATCACGAAGCTACTTATGAGATAAAAGAGCCTGGAGTTTATCAGTTTTTCGTAGATCCTGCACCGTATTTTGAGCCTGCCGAGGATACATTTATAAGACACATAAGCAAAACCGTAGTAAACGCATACGGCTTTGGCGAGGGCTGGGACGAGCCTATAGGGTTAAAGGCTGAGATAGTGCCACTCACTAGGCCTTACGGACTATATAAGGGCAATATCTTTACCGGCGTAGTTATGTACAAGGGCGAACCGGCAAAAGGCGTGATAGTCGAGGTCGAGTACTACAACGACAAGGGCAAGGTCAAAGCACCAGGCGAGGACTTTATAACACAAGAAGTTAAGACAAACGAGAGAGGCGAGTTTAGCTTTGTTATGCCACTTGCTGGATGGTGGGGATTTGCCGCGCTTATAGAGGATGATGAGACTATCAAAAAGGATGGCAAAGAGTATCCGGTGGAGATCGGCGGAGTCATCTGGGTAGAGACCAAAGAGTATAAGTAA
- the sdhE gene encoding 8-methylmenaquinol:fumarate reductase membrane anchor subunit, which yields MSNNKEFAFFPGCVLSQAAKESKMSLEAIAPILGITLHEIPGWSCCGASQAQCVDPIASLVANARNIALGEKMGMPILTTCSTCMLTLTKAKNTLDKGAKDRINTFLAEGNMKYEGNTEITSLLWVLYQNLDTLKAKVVNPLSNLKVALFYGCHSLRPERELTKESSTNPKSFEAVVEALGATIVPFEKRLDCCGFHASYPAGKSVRKMSSQIVGNADSNGADVVVTPCPLCQMQLDIYQERYQDENNSNIRKPIIHLSQLVGLALGLSNKELGLDLNIQDATRLVG from the coding sequence ATGAGTAATAATAAAGAATTTGCATTTTTCCCGGGTTGCGTATTAAGCCAAGCCGCAAAAGAGTCAAAGATGTCACTTGAGGCTATAGCTCCAATACTTGGTATAACACTACATGAAATTCCAGGCTGGAGCTGCTGTGGTGCTAGCCAGGCTCAATGTGTTGATCCTATAGCTAGCTTAGTAGCTAATGCTAGAAACATAGCACTTGGTGAGAAGATGGGTATGCCAATACTAACAACATGCTCAACTTGTATGCTTACCCTTACAAAAGCTAAAAACACACTTGATAAGGGCGCTAAAGATCGTATAAACACCTTCCTGGCTGAAGGAAATATGAAATACGAAGGCAATACAGAGATAACTAGCCTTTTATGGGTGCTTTATCAAAACCTAGATACTTTAAAAGCAAAAGTTGTTAATCCTCTTTCAAATTTAAAAGTAGCTCTATTTTACGGCTGTCACTCTTTAAGACCAGAACGTGAGCTAACTAAAGAGAGCTCAACTAATCCAAAGAGCTTTGAAGCGGTAGTTGAAGCACTTGGTGCTACTATAGTTCCATTTGAAAAAAGACTTGATTGCTGTGGCTTTCATGCTAGCTATCCAGCAGGTAAATCAGTAAGAAAGATGTCAAGTCAAATAGTAGGTAATGCAGATAGTAACGGAGCGGATGTTGTAGTTACTCCTTGCCCGCTATGCCAAATGCAACTTGATATCTACCAAGAGAGGTATCAAGATGAAAACAACTCAAACATTAGAAAACCTATCATTCACCTATCTCAACTAGTAGGTCTTGCCCTTGGTCTATCTAATAAAGAGTTAGGACTTGATCTAAATATACAAGATGCTACTAGATTAGTAGGCTAA
- the sdhA gene encoding 8-methylmenaquinol:fumarate reductase flavoprotein subunit has translation MSEQKFTRRDFLQSACISVGALAASGSGVSALAADNKKDSGNKDGLPSVDVLVIGSGGAGLRAAVAVRKKYPNLSVVVVNKGMPSRNATCMAEGGINGVIDFEHGDSHELHAYDTVKGSDFLGDQDAIIKFVEKATEAIHELDYAGMPFNRQKNNTVARRFAGGAKYERCNYAADKTGSILMHTCLDEAITRGVKFLLDHYLLDVAMDGDKCEGAVLLDMQTGDVTPVLAKAVVLATGGYTRVFFNRTSTPFNASGDGIAAALRAGLAFKDPEMLQFHPTGIRTGGALITEAARGLGGKLINNKGERFMSKYSKRMELAPRDIVARSIETEIRLGNAFGEGMSSYVLLDLTHLSEEQIMNELPQIRHVGLLFDGMDLVKEPIPIRPTAHYSMGGIEIAKFDDMSTHLPGLFAAGETSCASIHGANRLGGNSLTDTTVTGKLAGEGAGEYASKQTGFGSGKHAHELAQKWQAKFKEITSGGTSNEMYDLREEFGKQNWDNMGIYRTGDKLEAHAKSLEEFQAKYDALKIPNPNMTYNTALIDYLEFGNLIMLARCACLGALERKECRGAHFREDYPKRDDVNFLKHSIVTLKDGKPTLAYKDVVITKYPVEERKY, from the coding sequence ATGAGTGAACAAAAATTTACCAGAAGAGATTTTCTTCAATCCGCCTGTATTAGCGTCGGAGCTTTAGCTGCTAGCGGTAGCGGTGTAAGTGCGCTAGCTGCCGACAATAAAAAAGACAGCGGCAACAAAGATGGCCTGCCAAGCGTTGACGTTTTGGTTATCGGCTCAGGTGGAGCAGGACTTAGAGCTGCTGTTGCGGTTAGAAAAAAGTATCCAAACTTAAGCGTAGTGGTTGTAAACAAAGGTATGCCTTCCAGAAACGCGACATGTATGGCTGAGGGCGGTATAAACGGCGTTATCGACTTTGAACACGGTGATAGCCACGAGCTTCACGCGTATGACACAGTAAAGGGTAGCGACTTTTTGGGCGATCAAGACGCTATCATCAAATTTGTTGAAAAAGCAACAGAGGCTATCCATGAGCTAGACTACGCTGGCATGCCATTTAACAGACAAAAGAACAACACAGTAGCACGCCGTTTTGCTGGTGGTGCAAAATATGAGCGCTGTAACTACGCAGCCGATAAAACAGGCTCAATCCTTATGCACACCTGTCTTGATGAGGCTATCACAAGAGGTGTTAAATTTCTACTAGATCACTACCTGCTTGATGTTGCTATGGATGGCGATAAGTGCGAAGGTGCTGTGCTTTTAGATATGCAAACAGGTGATGTTACTCCTGTGCTTGCAAAAGCCGTAGTTTTAGCAACTGGCGGATATACAAGGGTTTTCTTTAACCGCACAAGCACTCCATTTAACGCATCAGGTGATGGTATCGCAGCAGCTTTGCGTGCTGGTTTAGCGTTTAAAGATCCAGAGATGCTTCAATTTCACCCAACAGGTATAAGAACTGGTGGTGCACTTATTACTGAAGCGGCACGCGGTCTAGGTGGAAAGCTTATAAACAACAAAGGCGAGCGTTTCATGAGTAAATACTCAAAACGTATGGAGCTTGCACCTCGTGATATCGTTGCTCGTTCTATCGAGACAGAAATCAGACTTGGTAACGCATTTGGCGAGGGTATGAGCTCATATGTACTACTTGACCTTACTCACCTAAGCGAAGAGCAGATCATGAACGAACTACCACAAATCCGCCACGTTGGACTACTATTTGACGGTATGGACTTAGTAAAAGAGCCTATCCCTATCCGCCCGACAGCCCACTACTCTATGGGTGGTATAGAAATAGCTAAATTTGATGATATGAGCACTCATCTTCCTGGTCTATTTGCCGCTGGTGAGACATCATGTGCCTCTATACATGGTGCAAACCGCCTAGGTGGTAACAGCCTAACTGATACAACAGTAACAGGTAAACTAGCAGGCGAGGGAGCTGGTGAGTATGCTTCAAAACAAACTGGCTTTGGTTCAGGTAAACACGCTCACGAACTAGCTCAAAAATGGCAAGCTAAATTTAAAGAGATAACAAGTGGTGGCACATCAAATGAGATGTATGACCTAAGAGAAGAATTTGGCAAACAAAACTGGGATAACATGGGAATTTATAGAACCGGCGACAAGCTAGAAGCACACGCAAAAAGCCTAGAAGAGTTCCAAGCAAAATACGACGCACTAAAAATTCCAAATCCAAACATGACTTACAACACAGCGCTCATTGACTACCTTGAGTTTGGTAACCTTATCATGCTAGCTCGTTGTGCATGTCTTGGCGCGCTTGAGCGCAAAGAGTGTCGTGGCGCTCACTTTAGAGAGGACTATCCAAAAAGAGATGACGTAAACTTCTTAAAACACAGCATCGTTACACTAAAAGATGGCAAACCGACACTTGCGTATAAAGACGTCGTTATCACTAAATATCCAGTCGAAGAGAGGAAATACTAA